One segment of Panicum virgatum strain AP13 chromosome 3K, P.virgatum_v5, whole genome shotgun sequence DNA contains the following:
- the LOC120697310 gene encoding E3 SUMO-protein ligase SIZ1-like isoform X3, protein MADLASTCKDKLAYFRIKELKDILNQLGLPKQGKKQDLVDRVLALLSDEQGQRHHGWGRKNALTREAVAKVVDDTYSRKMQVQCAPDLASRSHSGSDFSHFRPKEEATDYYHVETKVRCLCSSTMLNDNMIKCEDAKCQVWQHMTCVLIPDKPTEGVNPEVPPHFYCELCRLNRADPFWVNTGNPLPPVKFMSSGVGNDGTSVSQSVEKTFQLSRADRETVQRPEYELQVWCILINDKVQFRMQWPQYAELQVNGIPVRVVTRPGSQLLGINGRDDGPLVTTCSREGINKISLSRVDTRTFCFGVRIVRRRTVAQVLDMIPKEGEGESFVDALARVRRCLGGGGATDNADSDSDLEVVTESVTVNLRCPNSGSRMRIAGRFKSCVHMGCFDLETFVELNQRSRKWQCPICLKNYSLENLMIDPYFNRITSLLRNCSEDVNELDVKPDGSWRVKGDAATRELSQWHMPDGTLCDLKEDTNLGAKNLNQVKIEGTSDGHRSLKLGIKRNPNGIWQVSSKADDKKPSMVGNHIQNNNGFQAPNTLPMISSPTGSYRDGEDASVNQEGGGTQFDISLNQEFDSFARNFGQTYNTEDRQQQQQQQQQQHNAADVIVLSDSDEENDTIVQPPAVFDNTATDGNNFPFATSGAASGYPERYQEDAGVGTSGLGLLSNNAGDFEINNWQMHSYPQPEQGFQFFGTDVANPFVTSHNSFNITPDDYSLDCNVGIEEPSAAHDISIYRNSNDMHGSLVDNPLALAGDDPSLQILFPSQPSTVSLQEELNERANAPNGVHPDDWRISLTLAAGGDGNEESASVDGLQSQPKLPSKEAGVEPLIDAASALPSTNNDRCNGVSLNPRRIENIFSHPRQPRSVRPRLCLSLDTDSE, encoded by the exons atggcggacctCGCTTCGACCTGCAAG GATAAACTTGCATACTTTAGAATAAAGGAGCTCAAAGATATCTTGAATCAGCTGGGGTTGCCGAAGCAGGGAAAGAAGCAG GACCTAGTCGACAGGGTATTGGCTCTGTTATCAGATGAGCAAG GTCAACGCCATCATGGATGGGGGAGAAAAAATGCTCTTACAAGGGAGGCGGTGGCAAAAGTTGTTGATGATACATACAG CAGGAAAATGCAAGTTCAATGTGCTCCTGATCTAGCCTCTAGGAGCCACAGCGGATCAGATTTCAGTCATTTCAGGCCCAAAGAGGAAGCCACTGACTATTATCATGTGGAGACTAAGGTCCGCTGCCTTTGTAGTAGCACCATGCTAAATGACAATATGATCAAG TGTGAGGATGCCAAATGCCAAGTGTGGCAGCACATGACCTGCGTACTCATTCCAGATAAGCCCACAGAGGGTGTTAACCCTGAAGTTCCGCCTCATTTTTATTGTGAATTGTGCCGACTGAACCGGGCAGACCC GTTTTGGGTGAATACAGGAAATCCTTTGCCCCCTGTGAAATTCATGTCATCTGGTGTTGGAAatgatgg AACAAGTGTATCTCAAAGTGTGGAGAAGACCTTCCAGCTTTCTCGAGCAGATAGAGAAACAGTACAGAGACCAGAATATGAGCTTCAG GTTTGGTGCATTCTTATAAATGACAAAGTCCAATTCAGGATGCAATGGCCTCAATATGCAGAATTGCAAGTGAATG GTATTCCTGTACGAGTAGTGACCAGACCTGGTTCTCAGTTACTAGGGATAAATGGACGGGATGATGGGCCACTG GTAACGACGTGCAGTAGAGAAGGAATCAATAAAATTAGCTTATCAAGAGTTGATACTCGAACATTTTGCTTTGGAGTCCGAATTGTTAGGAGGAGGACCGTTGCTCAG GTATTAGACATGATCCCAAAAGAAGGTGAAGGGGAGTCTTTTGTGGATGCTCTTGCTCGTGTTCGACGCTGTCTTGGAGGTGGAGGGGCTACAGATAATGCTGATAGTGACAGCGATTTGGAAGTGGTTACTGAATCTGTTACAGTCAACCTTCGTTGTCCT aaTAGTGGATCCAGAATGAGGATTGCTGGAAGGTTCAAGTCTTGTGTTCACATGGGTTGTTTTGATCTTGAAACCTTTGTGGAATTGAATCAACGCTCCCGCAAG TGGCAATGTCCAATATGTTTAAAGAATTACTCTCTTGAGAACTTGATGATTGATCCTTATTTCAATCGGATTACTTCTTTG TTGCGCAATTGCAGTGAAGATGTGAATGAGCTTGATGTTAAACCTGATGGATCATGGCGTGTGAAGGGTGATGCTGCCACCAGAGAGCTATCTCAGTGGCATATGCCTGATGGCACACTTTGTGACTTAAAGGAAGATACAAACCTTGGTGCAAAAAATCTGAATCAAGTCAAGATAGAGGGTACTTCTGATGGACATAGAAGTTTGAAACTTGGAATCAAAAGAAATCCTAATGGCATATGGCAAGTTAGCAGTAAGGCAGATGACAAGAAACCTTCTATGGTTGGAAATCACATCCAGAACAACAATGGGTTTCAAGCACCTAACACTCTGCCTATGATCAGTAGCCCCACCGGGAGTTACAGAGATGGAGAAGACGCAAGTGTGAACCAAGAAGGGGGTGGTACTCAATTTGATATATCATTGAACCAAGAGTTTGACAGTTTTGCCCGTAACTTTGGTCAGACATACAATACAGAGgataggcagcagcagcagcagcagcagcagcagcaacataaTGCTGCAGATGTCATTGTTCTTAGTgattctgatgaagaaaacgACACGATTGTTCAACCGCCAGCTGTCTTTGACAATACTGCTACAGATGGCAACAATTTTCCTTTCGCCACTAGTGGTGCTGCATCTGGATATCCTGAAAGATACCAGGAGGATGCTGGTGTTGGCACAAGTGGCCTTGGTTTATTAAGTAACAATGCTGGTGATTTTGAGATAAATAACTGGCAAATGCATTCATATCCTCAACCAGAGCAAGGATTCCAGTTTTTTGGGACTGATGTTGCCAATCCTTTTGTTACTTCACATAATTCGTTTAATATTACACCAGATGACTATTCTCTTGATTGTAATGTTGGCATAGAGGAACCCTCAGCAGCTCACGATATTTCAATTTACCGGAACAGTAATGACATGCATGGAAGCTTGGTTGATAACCCATTGGCTTTAGCTGGCGATGATCCGTCTTTGCAAATTTTATTTCCAAGTCAACCTTCCACTGTTTCCCTTCAGGAAGAATTGAACGAGCGTGCTAATGCTCCAAATGGTGTCCACCCTGATGATTGGAGGATCTCTCTTACACTAGCGGCAGGTGGAGACGGTAATGAAGAGTCTGCAAGTGTTGATGGTCTGCAATCACAGCCAAAACTGCCATCAAAAGAGGCAGGGGTCGAACCTTTAATTGATGCTG CCTCTGCTCTCCCAAGCACGAACAATGACAGATGCAATGGAGTGAGTCTAAATCCGAGAAggatcgaaaatatattttctcaTCCTCGGCAACCGCGGTCTGTTAGGCCTCGCCTGTGTTTATCATTAGATACTGATTCGGAGTAG
- the LOC120697310 gene encoding E3 SUMO-protein ligase SIZ1-like isoform X2, translating to MADLASTCKDKLAYFRIKELKDILNQLGLPKQGKKQDLVDRVLALLSDEQGQRHHGWGRKNALTREAVAKVVDDTYRKMQVQCAPDLASRSHSGSDFSHFRPKEEATDYYHVETKVRCLCSSTMLNDNMIKCEDAKCQVWQHMTCVLIPDKPTEGVNPEVPPHFYCELCRLNRADPFWVNTGNPLPPVKFMSSGVGNDGTSVSQSVEKTFQLSRADRETVQRPEYELQVWCILINDKVQFRMQWPQYAELQVNGIPVRVVTRPGSQLLGINGRDDGPLVTTCSREGINKISLSRVDTRTFCFGVRIVRRRTVAQVLDMIPKEGEGESFVDALARVRRCLGGGGATDNADSDSDLEVVTESVTVNLRCPNSGSRMRIAGRFKSCVHMGCFDLETFVELNQRSRKWQCPICLKNYSLENLMIDPYFNRITSLLRNCSEDVNELDVKPDGSWRVKGDAATRELSQWHMPDGTLCDLKEDTNLGAKNLNQVKIEGTSDGHRSLKLGIKRNPNGIWQVSSKADDKKPSMVGNHIQNNNGFQAPNTLPMISSPTGSYRDGEDASVNQEGGGTQFDISLNQEFDSFARNFGQTYNTEDRQQQQQQQQQQHNAADVIVLSDSDEENDTIVQPPAVFDNTATDGNNFPFATSGAASGYPERYQEDAGVGTSGLGLLSNNAGDFEINNWQMHSYPQPEQGFQFFGTDVANPFVTSHNSFNITPDDYSLDCNVGIEEPSAAHDISIYRNSNDMHGSLVDNPLALAGDDPSLQILFPSQPSTVSLQEELNERANAPNGVHPDDWRISLTLAAGGDGNEESASVDGLQSQPKLPSKEAGVEPLIDAARQPFSGSSWSTFEGRHLRSYFFPRRCAKSDILKKPQNIFNSLDTNNWARILATYAEWPCPPVLGITLK from the exons atggcggacctCGCTTCGACCTGCAAG GATAAACTTGCATACTTTAGAATAAAGGAGCTCAAAGATATCTTGAATCAGCTGGGGTTGCCGAAGCAGGGAAAGAAGCAG GACCTAGTCGACAGGGTATTGGCTCTGTTATCAGATGAGCAAG GTCAACGCCATCATGGATGGGGGAGAAAAAATGCTCTTACAAGGGAGGCGGTGGCAAAAGTTGTTGATGATACATACAG GAAAATGCAAGTTCAATGTGCTCCTGATCTAGCCTCTAGGAGCCACAGCGGATCAGATTTCAGTCATTTCAGGCCCAAAGAGGAAGCCACTGACTATTATCATGTGGAGACTAAGGTCCGCTGCCTTTGTAGTAGCACCATGCTAAATGACAATATGATCAAG TGTGAGGATGCCAAATGCCAAGTGTGGCAGCACATGACCTGCGTACTCATTCCAGATAAGCCCACAGAGGGTGTTAACCCTGAAGTTCCGCCTCATTTTTATTGTGAATTGTGCCGACTGAACCGGGCAGACCC GTTTTGGGTGAATACAGGAAATCCTTTGCCCCCTGTGAAATTCATGTCATCTGGTGTTGGAAatgatgg AACAAGTGTATCTCAAAGTGTGGAGAAGACCTTCCAGCTTTCTCGAGCAGATAGAGAAACAGTACAGAGACCAGAATATGAGCTTCAG GTTTGGTGCATTCTTATAAATGACAAAGTCCAATTCAGGATGCAATGGCCTCAATATGCAGAATTGCAAGTGAATG GTATTCCTGTACGAGTAGTGACCAGACCTGGTTCTCAGTTACTAGGGATAAATGGACGGGATGATGGGCCACTG GTAACGACGTGCAGTAGAGAAGGAATCAATAAAATTAGCTTATCAAGAGTTGATACTCGAACATTTTGCTTTGGAGTCCGAATTGTTAGGAGGAGGACCGTTGCTCAG GTATTAGACATGATCCCAAAAGAAGGTGAAGGGGAGTCTTTTGTGGATGCTCTTGCTCGTGTTCGACGCTGTCTTGGAGGTGGAGGGGCTACAGATAATGCTGATAGTGACAGCGATTTGGAAGTGGTTACTGAATCTGTTACAGTCAACCTTCGTTGTCCT aaTAGTGGATCCAGAATGAGGATTGCTGGAAGGTTCAAGTCTTGTGTTCACATGGGTTGTTTTGATCTTGAAACCTTTGTGGAATTGAATCAACGCTCCCGCAAG TGGCAATGTCCAATATGTTTAAAGAATTACTCTCTTGAGAACTTGATGATTGATCCTTATTTCAATCGGATTACTTCTTTG TTGCGCAATTGCAGTGAAGATGTGAATGAGCTTGATGTTAAACCTGATGGATCATGGCGTGTGAAGGGTGATGCTGCCACCAGAGAGCTATCTCAGTGGCATATGCCTGATGGCACACTTTGTGACTTAAAGGAAGATACAAACCTTGGTGCAAAAAATCTGAATCAAGTCAAGATAGAGGGTACTTCTGATGGACATAGAAGTTTGAAACTTGGAATCAAAAGAAATCCTAATGGCATATGGCAAGTTAGCAGTAAGGCAGATGACAAGAAACCTTCTATGGTTGGAAATCACATCCAGAACAACAATGGGTTTCAAGCACCTAACACTCTGCCTATGATCAGTAGCCCCACCGGGAGTTACAGAGATGGAGAAGACGCAAGTGTGAACCAAGAAGGGGGTGGTACTCAATTTGATATATCATTGAACCAAGAGTTTGACAGTTTTGCCCGTAACTTTGGTCAGACATACAATACAGAGgataggcagcagcagcagcagcagcagcagcagcaacataaTGCTGCAGATGTCATTGTTCTTAGTgattctgatgaagaaaacgACACGATTGTTCAACCGCCAGCTGTCTTTGACAATACTGCTACAGATGGCAACAATTTTCCTTTCGCCACTAGTGGTGCTGCATCTGGATATCCTGAAAGATACCAGGAGGATGCTGGTGTTGGCACAAGTGGCCTTGGTTTATTAAGTAACAATGCTGGTGATTTTGAGATAAATAACTGGCAAATGCATTCATATCCTCAACCAGAGCAAGGATTCCAGTTTTTTGGGACTGATGTTGCCAATCCTTTTGTTACTTCACATAATTCGTTTAATATTACACCAGATGACTATTCTCTTGATTGTAATGTTGGCATAGAGGAACCCTCAGCAGCTCACGATATTTCAATTTACCGGAACAGTAATGACATGCATGGAAGCTTGGTTGATAACCCATTGGCTTTAGCTGGCGATGATCCGTCTTTGCAAATTTTATTTCCAAGTCAACCTTCCACTGTTTCCCTTCAGGAAGAATTGAACGAGCGTGCTAATGCTCCAAATGGTGTCCACCCTGATGATTGGAGGATCTCTCTTACACTAGCGGCAGGTGGAGACGGTAATGAAGAGTCTGCAAGTGTTGATGGTCTGCAATCACAGCCAAAACTGCCATCAAAAGAGGCAGGGGTCGAACCTTTAATTGATGCTG CCCGACAACCATTTTCAGGATCATCATGGTCAACTTTTGAAGGCAGACATCTTAGGTCGTATTTTTTTCCTAGAAGATGTGCAAAGTCTGATATTTTAAAAAAGCCCCAGAATATATTTAATTCCCTGGACACTAATAACTGGGCAAGAATTTTAGCAACTTATGCTGAGTGGCCCTGCCCTCCTGTACTTGGCATCACCCTGAAATGA
- the LOC120697310 gene encoding E3 SUMO-protein ligase SIZ1-like isoform X4, with translation MADLASTCKDKLAYFRIKELKDILNQLGLPKQGKKQDLVDRVLALLSDEQGQRHHGWGRKNALTREAVAKVVDDTYRKMQVQCAPDLASRSHSGSDFSHFRPKEEATDYYHVETKVRCLCSSTMLNDNMIKCEDAKCQVWQHMTCVLIPDKPTEGVNPEVPPHFYCELCRLNRADPFWVNTGNPLPPVKFMSSGVGNDGTSVSQSVEKTFQLSRADRETVQRPEYELQVWCILINDKVQFRMQWPQYAELQVNGIPVRVVTRPGSQLLGINGRDDGPLVTTCSREGINKISLSRVDTRTFCFGVRIVRRRTVAQVLDMIPKEGEGESFVDALARVRRCLGGGGATDNADSDSDLEVVTESVTVNLRCPNSGSRMRIAGRFKSCVHMGCFDLETFVELNQRSRKWQCPICLKNYSLENLMIDPYFNRITSLLRNCSEDVNELDVKPDGSWRVKGDAATRELSQWHMPDGTLCDLKEDTNLGAKNLNQVKIEGTSDGHRSLKLGIKRNPNGIWQVSSKADDKKPSMVGNHIQNNNGFQAPNTLPMISSPTGSYRDGEDASVNQEGGGTQFDISLNQEFDSFARNFGQTYNTEDRQQQQQQQQQQHNAADVIVLSDSDEENDTIVQPPAVFDNTATDGNNFPFATSGAASGYPERYQEDAGVGTSGLGLLSNNAGDFEINNWQMHSYPQPEQGFQFFGTDVANPFVTSHNSFNITPDDYSLDCNVGIEEPSAAHDISIYRNSNDMHGSLVDNPLALAGDDPSLQILFPSQPSTVSLQEELNERANAPNGVHPDDWRISLTLAAGGDGNEESASVDGLQSQPKLPSKEAGVEPLIDAASALPSTNNDRCNGVSLNPRRIENIFSHPRQPRSVRPRLCLSLDTDSE, from the exons atggcggacctCGCTTCGACCTGCAAG GATAAACTTGCATACTTTAGAATAAAGGAGCTCAAAGATATCTTGAATCAGCTGGGGTTGCCGAAGCAGGGAAAGAAGCAG GACCTAGTCGACAGGGTATTGGCTCTGTTATCAGATGAGCAAG GTCAACGCCATCATGGATGGGGGAGAAAAAATGCTCTTACAAGGGAGGCGGTGGCAAAAGTTGTTGATGATACATACAG GAAAATGCAAGTTCAATGTGCTCCTGATCTAGCCTCTAGGAGCCACAGCGGATCAGATTTCAGTCATTTCAGGCCCAAAGAGGAAGCCACTGACTATTATCATGTGGAGACTAAGGTCCGCTGCCTTTGTAGTAGCACCATGCTAAATGACAATATGATCAAG TGTGAGGATGCCAAATGCCAAGTGTGGCAGCACATGACCTGCGTACTCATTCCAGATAAGCCCACAGAGGGTGTTAACCCTGAAGTTCCGCCTCATTTTTATTGTGAATTGTGCCGACTGAACCGGGCAGACCC GTTTTGGGTGAATACAGGAAATCCTTTGCCCCCTGTGAAATTCATGTCATCTGGTGTTGGAAatgatgg AACAAGTGTATCTCAAAGTGTGGAGAAGACCTTCCAGCTTTCTCGAGCAGATAGAGAAACAGTACAGAGACCAGAATATGAGCTTCAG GTTTGGTGCATTCTTATAAATGACAAAGTCCAATTCAGGATGCAATGGCCTCAATATGCAGAATTGCAAGTGAATG GTATTCCTGTACGAGTAGTGACCAGACCTGGTTCTCAGTTACTAGGGATAAATGGACGGGATGATGGGCCACTG GTAACGACGTGCAGTAGAGAAGGAATCAATAAAATTAGCTTATCAAGAGTTGATACTCGAACATTTTGCTTTGGAGTCCGAATTGTTAGGAGGAGGACCGTTGCTCAG GTATTAGACATGATCCCAAAAGAAGGTGAAGGGGAGTCTTTTGTGGATGCTCTTGCTCGTGTTCGACGCTGTCTTGGAGGTGGAGGGGCTACAGATAATGCTGATAGTGACAGCGATTTGGAAGTGGTTACTGAATCTGTTACAGTCAACCTTCGTTGTCCT aaTAGTGGATCCAGAATGAGGATTGCTGGAAGGTTCAAGTCTTGTGTTCACATGGGTTGTTTTGATCTTGAAACCTTTGTGGAATTGAATCAACGCTCCCGCAAG TGGCAATGTCCAATATGTTTAAAGAATTACTCTCTTGAGAACTTGATGATTGATCCTTATTTCAATCGGATTACTTCTTTG TTGCGCAATTGCAGTGAAGATGTGAATGAGCTTGATGTTAAACCTGATGGATCATGGCGTGTGAAGGGTGATGCTGCCACCAGAGAGCTATCTCAGTGGCATATGCCTGATGGCACACTTTGTGACTTAAAGGAAGATACAAACCTTGGTGCAAAAAATCTGAATCAAGTCAAGATAGAGGGTACTTCTGATGGACATAGAAGTTTGAAACTTGGAATCAAAAGAAATCCTAATGGCATATGGCAAGTTAGCAGTAAGGCAGATGACAAGAAACCTTCTATGGTTGGAAATCACATCCAGAACAACAATGGGTTTCAAGCACCTAACACTCTGCCTATGATCAGTAGCCCCACCGGGAGTTACAGAGATGGAGAAGACGCAAGTGTGAACCAAGAAGGGGGTGGTACTCAATTTGATATATCATTGAACCAAGAGTTTGACAGTTTTGCCCGTAACTTTGGTCAGACATACAATACAGAGgataggcagcagcagcagcagcagcagcagcagcaacataaTGCTGCAGATGTCATTGTTCTTAGTgattctgatgaagaaaacgACACGATTGTTCAACCGCCAGCTGTCTTTGACAATACTGCTACAGATGGCAACAATTTTCCTTTCGCCACTAGTGGTGCTGCATCTGGATATCCTGAAAGATACCAGGAGGATGCTGGTGTTGGCACAAGTGGCCTTGGTTTATTAAGTAACAATGCTGGTGATTTTGAGATAAATAACTGGCAAATGCATTCATATCCTCAACCAGAGCAAGGATTCCAGTTTTTTGGGACTGATGTTGCCAATCCTTTTGTTACTTCACATAATTCGTTTAATATTACACCAGATGACTATTCTCTTGATTGTAATGTTGGCATAGAGGAACCCTCAGCAGCTCACGATATTTCAATTTACCGGAACAGTAATGACATGCATGGAAGCTTGGTTGATAACCCATTGGCTTTAGCTGGCGATGATCCGTCTTTGCAAATTTTATTTCCAAGTCAACCTTCCACTGTTTCCCTTCAGGAAGAATTGAACGAGCGTGCTAATGCTCCAAATGGTGTCCACCCTGATGATTGGAGGATCTCTCTTACACTAGCGGCAGGTGGAGACGGTAATGAAGAGTCTGCAAGTGTTGATGGTCTGCAATCACAGCCAAAACTGCCATCAAAAGAGGCAGGGGTCGAACCTTTAATTGATGCTG CCTCTGCTCTCCCAAGCACGAACAATGACAGATGCAATGGAGTGAGTCTAAATCCGAGAAggatcgaaaatatattttctcaTCCTCGGCAACCGCGGTCTGTTAGGCCTCGCCTGTGTTTATCATTAGATACTGATTCGGAGTAG
- the LOC120697310 gene encoding E3 SUMO-protein ligase SIZ1-like isoform X6: MADLASTCKDKLAYFRIKELKDILNQLGLPKQGKKQDLVDRVLALLSDEQGQRHHGWGRKNALTREAVAKVVDDTYRKMQVQCAPDLASRSHSGSDFSHFRPKEEATDYYHVETKVRCLCSSTMLNDNMIKCEDAKCQVWQHMTCVLIPDKPTEGVNPEVPPHFYCELCRLNRADPFWVNTGNPLPPVKFMSSGVGNDGTSVSQSVEKTFQLSRADRETVQRPEYELQVWCILINDKVQFRMQWPQYAELQVNGIPVRVVTRPGSQLLGINGRDDGPLVTTCSREGINKISLSRVDTRTFCFGVRIVRRRTVAQVLDMIPKEGEGESFVDALARVRRCLGGGGATDNADSDSDLEVVTESVTVNLRCPNSGSRMRIAGRFKSCVHMGCFDLETFVELNQRSRKWQCPICLKNYSLENLMIDPYFNRITSLLRNCSEDVNELDVKPDGSWRVKGDAATRELSQWHMPDGTLCDLKEDTNLGAKNLNQVKIEGTSDGHRSLKLGIKRNPNGIWQVSSKADDKKPSMVGNHIQNNNGFQAPNTLPMISSPTGSYRDGEDASVNQEGGGTQFDISLNQEFDSFARNFGQTYNTEDRQQQQQQQQQQHNAADVIVLSDSDEENDTIVQPPAVFDNTATDGNNFPFATSGAASGYPERYQEDAGVGTSGLGLLSNNAGDFEINNWQMHSYPQPEQGFQFFGTDVANPFVTSHNSFNITPDDYSLDCNVGIEEPSAAHDISIYRNSNDMHGSLVDNPLALAGDDPSLQILFPSQPSTVSLQEELNERANAPNGVHPDDWRISLTLAAGGDGNEESASVDGLQSQPKLPSKEAGVEPLIDAARQPFSGSSWSTFEGRHLSLCSPKHEQ, translated from the exons atggcggacctCGCTTCGACCTGCAAG GATAAACTTGCATACTTTAGAATAAAGGAGCTCAAAGATATCTTGAATCAGCTGGGGTTGCCGAAGCAGGGAAAGAAGCAG GACCTAGTCGACAGGGTATTGGCTCTGTTATCAGATGAGCAAG GTCAACGCCATCATGGATGGGGGAGAAAAAATGCTCTTACAAGGGAGGCGGTGGCAAAAGTTGTTGATGATACATACAG GAAAATGCAAGTTCAATGTGCTCCTGATCTAGCCTCTAGGAGCCACAGCGGATCAGATTTCAGTCATTTCAGGCCCAAAGAGGAAGCCACTGACTATTATCATGTGGAGACTAAGGTCCGCTGCCTTTGTAGTAGCACCATGCTAAATGACAATATGATCAAG TGTGAGGATGCCAAATGCCAAGTGTGGCAGCACATGACCTGCGTACTCATTCCAGATAAGCCCACAGAGGGTGTTAACCCTGAAGTTCCGCCTCATTTTTATTGTGAATTGTGCCGACTGAACCGGGCAGACCC GTTTTGGGTGAATACAGGAAATCCTTTGCCCCCTGTGAAATTCATGTCATCTGGTGTTGGAAatgatgg AACAAGTGTATCTCAAAGTGTGGAGAAGACCTTCCAGCTTTCTCGAGCAGATAGAGAAACAGTACAGAGACCAGAATATGAGCTTCAG GTTTGGTGCATTCTTATAAATGACAAAGTCCAATTCAGGATGCAATGGCCTCAATATGCAGAATTGCAAGTGAATG GTATTCCTGTACGAGTAGTGACCAGACCTGGTTCTCAGTTACTAGGGATAAATGGACGGGATGATGGGCCACTG GTAACGACGTGCAGTAGAGAAGGAATCAATAAAATTAGCTTATCAAGAGTTGATACTCGAACATTTTGCTTTGGAGTCCGAATTGTTAGGAGGAGGACCGTTGCTCAG GTATTAGACATGATCCCAAAAGAAGGTGAAGGGGAGTCTTTTGTGGATGCTCTTGCTCGTGTTCGACGCTGTCTTGGAGGTGGAGGGGCTACAGATAATGCTGATAGTGACAGCGATTTGGAAGTGGTTACTGAATCTGTTACAGTCAACCTTCGTTGTCCT aaTAGTGGATCCAGAATGAGGATTGCTGGAAGGTTCAAGTCTTGTGTTCACATGGGTTGTTTTGATCTTGAAACCTTTGTGGAATTGAATCAACGCTCCCGCAAG TGGCAATGTCCAATATGTTTAAAGAATTACTCTCTTGAGAACTTGATGATTGATCCTTATTTCAATCGGATTACTTCTTTG TTGCGCAATTGCAGTGAAGATGTGAATGAGCTTGATGTTAAACCTGATGGATCATGGCGTGTGAAGGGTGATGCTGCCACCAGAGAGCTATCTCAGTGGCATATGCCTGATGGCACACTTTGTGACTTAAAGGAAGATACAAACCTTGGTGCAAAAAATCTGAATCAAGTCAAGATAGAGGGTACTTCTGATGGACATAGAAGTTTGAAACTTGGAATCAAAAGAAATCCTAATGGCATATGGCAAGTTAGCAGTAAGGCAGATGACAAGAAACCTTCTATGGTTGGAAATCACATCCAGAACAACAATGGGTTTCAAGCACCTAACACTCTGCCTATGATCAGTAGCCCCACCGGGAGTTACAGAGATGGAGAAGACGCAAGTGTGAACCAAGAAGGGGGTGGTACTCAATTTGATATATCATTGAACCAAGAGTTTGACAGTTTTGCCCGTAACTTTGGTCAGACATACAATACAGAGgataggcagcagcagcagcagcagcagcagcagcaacataaTGCTGCAGATGTCATTGTTCTTAGTgattctgatgaagaaaacgACACGATTGTTCAACCGCCAGCTGTCTTTGACAATACTGCTACAGATGGCAACAATTTTCCTTTCGCCACTAGTGGTGCTGCATCTGGATATCCTGAAAGATACCAGGAGGATGCTGGTGTTGGCACAAGTGGCCTTGGTTTATTAAGTAACAATGCTGGTGATTTTGAGATAAATAACTGGCAAATGCATTCATATCCTCAACCAGAGCAAGGATTCCAGTTTTTTGGGACTGATGTTGCCAATCCTTTTGTTACTTCACATAATTCGTTTAATATTACACCAGATGACTATTCTCTTGATTGTAATGTTGGCATAGAGGAACCCTCAGCAGCTCACGATATTTCAATTTACCGGAACAGTAATGACATGCATGGAAGCTTGGTTGATAACCCATTGGCTTTAGCTGGCGATGATCCGTCTTTGCAAATTTTATTTCCAAGTCAACCTTCCACTGTTTCCCTTCAGGAAGAATTGAACGAGCGTGCTAATGCTCCAAATGGTGTCCACCCTGATGATTGGAGGATCTCTCTTACACTAGCGGCAGGTGGAGACGGTAATGAAGAGTCTGCAAGTGTTGATGGTCTGCAATCACAGCCAAAACTGCCATCAAAAGAGGCAGGGGTCGAACCTTTAATTGATGCTG CCCGACAACCATTTTCAGGATCATCATGGTCAACTTTTGAAGGCAGACATCTTAG CCTCTGCTCTCCCAAGCACGAACAATGA